In [Leptolyngbya] sp. PCC 7376, a genomic segment contains:
- a CDS encoding MBOAT family protein codes for MKLVSFSYACFLLGTLICYWGLGTLLPTLRVWILLIASLGFYALLQPQFLPLLLGLTTVNYIVGRLIYAQLRQSERLKKSGRSPSFWNRQALYLLILGVFLNLFILFGFKYVPFTLENLNTFLDMPWATDVAMVLEENLIAPVGISFFTFECISYLVDVYRGAPATLSFSHFSSYKLFFPKILSGPISRFHYFDNQTKGKPHLFFDQGVEGLWLIASGAFKKVLIADNLGVYVELCVNNLDRAGSGDLWLFVIAYGLQLYFDFSGYVDLAMGSAKLLGFNLPVNFDFPYFSTSLADFWRRWHMSLGEWLRNYLYFPLGGSRQGLMRTCFNLFLVMFLAGIWHGAAWGYVLWGCIHGAGLAIHRLGDAIARKFSLIKRFWESIPGTVLAWGITQILVFMAWIPFRLPDGQQANLLLSHFWKHQGDIQFGQKIYFEGLNMGRSYFVLLLGLISIGMGLAYLIQRRWQLNLNWALKLAFVPLCFYVVWIFAPEGNVPYIYFDF; via the coding sequence ATGAAACTGGTTTCTTTTTCGTATGCCTGTTTCCTACTGGGAACTTTAATTTGCTATTGGGGTTTGGGGACGTTGTTGCCAACGTTGCGGGTCTGGATTTTGCTGATCGCAAGTCTGGGTTTCTATGCGCTATTGCAGCCGCAATTTTTACCGTTGTTACTTGGTTTAACGACGGTCAACTATATTGTTGGGCGATTAATTTATGCGCAGCTGAGGCAGAGTGAACGTCTGAAAAAGAGTGGGCGATCGCCAAGTTTCTGGAATCGCCAAGCATTGTATTTGCTGATATTGGGTGTTTTTCTAAATCTATTTATCCTGTTCGGTTTTAAATATGTGCCGTTCACGCTGGAAAATTTAAATACCTTTCTGGATATGCCCTGGGCAACGGATGTGGCCATGGTGCTGGAAGAAAATCTGATTGCACCAGTGGGGATTTCGTTCTTCACATTTGAGTGCATTTCCTATCTGGTTGATGTGTATCGCGGTGCTCCTGCAACTCTTTCCTTTAGCCACTTCAGCAGTTATAAGTTATTTTTCCCGAAGATTTTGTCGGGGCCGATTAGCCGTTTTCACTATTTCGATAACCAAACCAAAGGTAAACCCCATCTCTTTTTTGATCAGGGTGTGGAAGGTCTATGGCTTATTGCCAGCGGTGCGTTTAAAAAAGTTCTGATTGCTGACAATCTCGGCGTTTATGTGGAGCTATGTGTCAATAATCTAGACCGAGCAGGTAGCGGTGATCTATGGCTTTTTGTGATCGCTTATGGTCTACAGCTTTATTTTGATTTCAGCGGCTATGTCGATTTAGCAATGGGGAGTGCAAAGCTACTGGGCTTTAATCTCCCTGTTAATTTTGACTTCCCGTATTTTTCGACGAGCTTGGCAGATTTCTGGCGGCGCTGGCATATGAGCCTTGGGGAATGGCTACGTAACTATCTCTATTTCCCTCTGGGGGGTTCTCGTCAAGGGTTGATGCGCACTTGTTTTAATTTATTTCTAGTGATGTTTCTCGCCGGTATTTGGCATGGTGCAGCTTGGGGGTATGTGCTCTGGGGTTGTATTCATGGTGCTGGTCTAGCAATTCATCGGCTTGGGGATGCGATCGCCCGAAAATTCTCTCTTATCAAACGCTTCTGGGAGTCTATACCCGGCACTGTTTTGGCTTGGGGGATAACACAAATTTTGGTATTTATGGCCTGGATTCCATTCCGATTGCCCGATGGTCAGCAGGCAAACTTATTGCTCTCTCATTTCTGGAAACATCAAGGCGATATTCAGTTTGGCCAAAAGATTTATTTTGAAGGTCTCAATATGGGACGTTCGTATTTTGTGCTTTTGTTGGGGTTGATCAGCATTGGGATGGGTCTTGCATATTTGATTCAACGACGTTGGCAATTGAATCTCAACTGGGCTTTGAAACTCGCATTTGTGCCTCTGTGTTTTTACGTCGTGTGGATTTTCGCACCAGAAGGGAATGTGCCTTATATTTACTTTGATTTTTAG
- a CDS encoding carbon dioxide-concentrating mechanism protein: MNFPARRQSLQRFPKQAAKQEHPFRDFALGLVSTKSFPAIVGTADMMLKSADVTLVGYEKIGAGFCTAVVRGKTADVRLAVEEGARTAAQFDQYVSKLVIPRPLENLEAIFPIGSHLVEIAHEQRGYSRLSNRSIGLLETRGFPAMVGAADAMLKSADVQLASYETIGDGLCTAIIRGTVSNVAMAIDAGMHEAERIGELHAVMIIPRLLEDLEHTLPVADYWLDKAEPMPDLVKKEVPQRIALPELEPVSVPVVVDLEVEPEQEQEKAVEVEIVEPFNPGEGY; encoded by the coding sequence ATGAATTTTCCTGCCCGTCGGCAATCCCTACAACGTTTTCCGAAACAAGCAGCCAAACAAGAGCATCCGTTTCGAGATTTTGCCTTGGGCTTGGTTTCGACAAAAAGTTTTCCGGCGATCGTGGGTACAGCCGACATGATGTTGAAGTCCGCTGATGTGACTTTAGTAGGCTATGAAAAAATTGGTGCCGGCTTTTGTACGGCCGTAGTTCGAGGGAAAACAGCTGATGTACGTCTTGCGGTAGAAGAAGGTGCTAGAACGGCAGCACAATTTGATCAATATGTTTCTAAATTAGTGATTCCGCGTCCTTTAGAAAATCTTGAAGCTATTTTCCCAATTGGCAGTCATTTAGTGGAGATTGCCCATGAGCAGCGCGGCTATAGTCGCCTAAGCAATCGTTCAATTGGTTTACTAGAAACCCGTGGCTTCCCGGCGATGGTGGGCGCTGCTGATGCCATGCTTAAGTCGGCTGATGTTCAGCTTGCGTCTTATGAAACAATTGGAGACGGATTGTGTACAGCGATTATTCGAGGCACGGTTTCCAATGTAGCGATGGCGATCGATGCAGGGATGCATGAAGCTGAGCGCATTGGTGAACTCCATGCCGTGATGATTATTCCTCGCCTACTGGAAGATCTCGAACACACATTGCCTGTGGCAGATTACTGGCTGGATAAGGCTGAACCGATGCCAGATCTTGTTAAGAAGGAAGTACCGCAACGGATCGCATTGCCTGAGCTTGAGCCTGTGTCTGTTCCTGTGGTGGTTGATTTGGAAGTTGAGCCTGAACAAGAACAAGAAAAAGCGGTGGAAGTGGAAATTGTTGAGCCATTTAATCCGGGAGAGGGGTACTAA
- a CDS encoding RuBisCO accumulation factor 1 yields MIGQPQPTGEKLSEEAAAELFRSLLHKEGSWVDWGVGCQTLQKCGYGTMEIFEQTGFQGSHQNMIIVASQVYQSIEKNGGSAELLEYCRGPRSDVLYELRILNNEQRAIAAQVAKDKNLEFDDAKELAKSIQHFLRLPQIPDGFTEHPGDAMAYQAWRAAKQKKDLQGRTRLIAKGLRFAHSQTARQKIEQLLSDLTVTSTKNAPLLPLYRYEDENNVPALLPVAGTLPLSVETFKQITALQLQEPFNVVEVQANITVVPLPCWQSVLTAEDPVVIFHQTDQLPQPIPGKPEPVLVLIDRAKLEWNDNSYFVIADNEMVKLGWFAERPEAEIIGQVVLIMRPKKIFDENNLHEPWQMDD; encoded by the coding sequence ATGATTGGACAACCACAACCCACAGGTGAAAAACTTTCTGAAGAGGCTGCTGCAGAATTATTCCGTTCACTGTTGCACAAGGAAGGGTCATGGGTTGACTGGGGAGTTGGCTGCCAGACGCTCCAAAAATGTGGCTATGGCACGATGGAAATCTTTGAGCAAACGGGTTTCCAGGGCTCCCACCAAAATATGATTATTGTGGCATCTCAGGTGTATCAGAGCATCGAAAAAAATGGGGGGTCTGCCGAATTGCTCGAGTATTGTCGAGGACCTCGCTCTGATGTGCTGTATGAGCTACGGATTTTAAATAATGAACAACGGGCGATCGCCGCTCAGGTTGCCAAGGATAAAAACCTAGAATTTGACGACGCGAAAGAACTCGCAAAATCGATCCAACATTTCCTGCGATTACCTCAAATCCCAGATGGCTTTACCGAACATCCCGGTGACGCTATGGCATACCAGGCTTGGCGGGCCGCCAAACAGAAAAAAGATTTACAAGGTCGTACCCGCTTAATCGCAAAGGGTTTACGGTTTGCCCATTCCCAAACCGCTCGCCAAAAAATTGAGCAACTTTTGAGTGATTTAACCGTTACCTCGACAAAAAACGCACCATTATTACCGCTTTATCGCTACGAAGATGAAAATAATGTGCCAGCTCTCCTCCCTGTTGCGGGGACTTTACCGCTCTCAGTCGAGACATTTAAACAGATCACAGCACTTCAACTCCAAGAGCCTTTTAATGTCGTTGAGGTTCAAGCCAATATCACAGTTGTCCCTCTCCCTTGTTGGCAAAGTGTTCTCACAGCTGAAGATCCAGTGGTGATCTTTCATCAAACAGATCAGCTGCCGCAGCCAATCCCCGGCAAACCGGAGCCTGTACTCGTCCTGATTGACCGCGCCAAGCTTGAGTGGAATGACAATAGTTATTTTGTGATCGCCGACAACGAGATGGTTAAATTAGGTTGGTTTGCAGAGCGACCGGAAGCAGAGATTATTGGCCAAGTGGTACTCATAATGCGTCCAAAGAAAATCTTTGACGAAAACAACCTCCATGAACCCTGGCAAATGGATGACTAA
- a CDS encoding pseudouridine synthase, which translates to MDRSYVLFHKPYNVLCQFTDDSSQAANRQTLKNFISVPDVYSVGRLDRDSEGLLLLTNDNQLKHYLCEPKFAHPRTYWVQVENIPDQQALKQLQQGVIIKGEKTRPAIARLLTSAPEIGLRQPPIRERKNIPTAWLELTLTEGKNRQIRRMTAAVGFPTLRLIRVAIGKAPNQLTLKNVAVGEWRHLTTAEIRMLRSPLKKLAIESKNVGRRRSKSLYRPKKTAVRRSKKRR; encoded by the coding sequence ATGGATCGTTCATACGTCTTATTCCACAAACCTTACAACGTGCTCTGTCAGTTCACTGATGATAGCTCCCAAGCGGCTAATCGACAAACGCTTAAAAATTTTATCTCTGTGCCAGATGTATATTCTGTGGGTCGTCTCGACCGTGATAGCGAAGGCTTATTATTATTGACGAATGATAATCAGCTGAAGCATTATCTTTGTGAGCCAAAATTTGCCCATCCACGTACTTATTGGGTGCAGGTTGAAAATATTCCTGACCAACAGGCTTTAAAACAATTGCAGCAGGGTGTGATTATTAAAGGTGAAAAAACGCGTCCGGCGATCGCCCGTCTACTCACATCAGCTCCAGAAATTGGACTTCGCCAACCACCAATCCGAGAACGCAAAAATATCCCAACGGCTTGGCTAGAGCTAACTTTGACGGAAGGGAAAAATCGTCAAATACGGCGTATGACGGCAGCTGTGGGTTTTCCTACTTTGCGTCTAATTCGGGTTGCTATTGGAAAAGCCCCCAATCAACTTACCTTGAAAAATGTGGCTGTTGGGGAATGGCGACATCTCACCACTGCAGAAATACGAATGCTGCGATCGCCCTTAAAAAAATTAGCGATTGAGAGCAAGAATGTAGGGCGACGCCGATCTAAGAGCCTGTATCGCCCAAAAAAAACAGCTGTCCGCAGATCGAAAAAACGTCGATAA
- a CDS encoding OB-fold nucleic acid binding domain-containing protein: MVKILRRHSIGKAKTYDIGVSKNHNFLLANGLFASNCFNKSHSTAYAYVTYQTAYLKANYPVEYMTALLSASSGNKDKVRKYRENADKMGIVVLPPDINQSDLDFKPVGDRIRFGLSAVQNLGENAIQALLDARQAGDFESLADLCSRLDLRVVNRRALETLITCGAMDDLHDNRQQMLKGLDLMINWAQQKAKEKASGQTNLFDMMGGGSEDAANTVFDEAPTFPKVADLSLEEKLRQEKELLGFYVSEHPLEKLRTTIAPILAPINLAAIGDHVKKKVSVVAILTEVKKIFTKAKNEPMAFVQFEDITGQIEGIVFPRTYPKVEQLLNIDRRVIVWGKVQQKDDRVQLIVDDLEPIEEVRMLMIPLSLAELNQSATQQRLKQILSQQAGEKKQGRVPVIVVAGHGGDRTFIRLGQDYWVEDDHQAFLALRQGGFKQTYRESLIPQVQAS; the protein is encoded by the coding sequence TTGGTCAAAATTCTTCGCCGTCACTCTATTGGCAAAGCGAAAACTTACGATATTGGTGTTAGCAAAAATCACAACTTTTTGTTGGCGAATGGTTTGTTTGCATCAAACTGCTTTAACAAGTCCCACTCCACAGCATACGCCTATGTCACTTATCAAACGGCATATTTAAAAGCAAATTATCCCGTTGAATATATGACCGCTTTGCTAAGTGCAAGCAGTGGGAATAAAGATAAAGTTCGTAAGTATCGCGAGAATGCCGACAAGATGGGCATCGTTGTCCTACCGCCCGACATTAATCAGTCTGATCTAGATTTTAAGCCTGTTGGCGATCGCATCCGTTTTGGATTATCAGCAGTTCAAAACTTAGGAGAAAACGCAATTCAAGCGCTTCTAGATGCTCGGCAAGCTGGCGATTTTGAAAGTTTAGCCGATCTCTGTTCTCGTCTTGATTTACGTGTTGTCAATCGACGCGCTCTTGAAACATTGATCACTTGTGGGGCGATGGACGATCTCCATGACAATCGTCAGCAGATGCTCAAAGGTCTGGATTTAATGATCAACTGGGCACAACAGAAGGCAAAGGAAAAAGCCAGCGGTCAAACAAACTTGTTTGACATGATGGGTGGCGGATCAGAGGACGCAGCCAATACTGTGTTTGACGAAGCGCCAACATTTCCCAAAGTGGCTGATCTTTCCCTTGAAGAAAAATTACGTCAGGAGAAGGAGTTATTAGGGTTCTACGTGTCTGAGCATCCACTTGAAAAATTACGGACAACGATCGCCCCAATTCTCGCGCCGATTAATTTGGCTGCGATTGGCGATCATGTCAAAAAGAAAGTCAGTGTGGTGGCCATCTTGACTGAGGTCAAAAAGATCTTCACAAAGGCAAAAAATGAGCCAATGGCCTTTGTCCAATTTGAAGATATTACAGGTCAAATTGAAGGTATTGTCTTCCCGAGGACCTATCCAAAGGTGGAACAATTACTCAATATTGATCGTCGTGTAATTGTCTGGGGAAAGGTTCAACAAAAAGATGATCGCGTGCAGCTCATTGTCGATGATCTAGAGCCAATTGAGGAAGTACGGATGTTGATGATTCCTCTCTCTTTGGCAGAACTCAACCAGTCTGCGACGCAACAACGTTTAAAACAAATCCTCTCCCAACAAGCTGGGGAGAAAAAACAAGGACGTGTGCCTGTGATTGTCGTCGCTGGTCATGGGGGCGATCGCACCTTTATCCGCCTCGGACAAGACTATTGGGTCGAGGATGATCACCAAGCGTTTCTTGCACTAAGACAAGGGGGCTTTAAGCAGACTTATCGCGAAAGTCTCATCCCCCAAGTCCAAGCTAGCTAA
- a CDS encoding NrtR DNA-binding winged helix domain-containing protein → MSYTYDYPKPSVTVDCVVFGLDAEHDLKIMLIQRGVEPYKGEWALPGGFVRLEESLEEAALRELKEETGVEEIFLEQLYTFGKPGRDPRDRVITVAYYALINLADYPINAQTDADDAAWYSLENLPSLAFDHDKIVTIAKQRLQGKLRYEPIGFELLPKKFTLTQLQKLYEQVLGTQLDKRNFRRKILKMDLLIKLDEMQTGVAHRAARLYSFDEQKYKALKEAGFNFEL, encoded by the coding sequence ATGTCTTATACCTACGATTACCCTAAACCATCTGTTACCGTTGACTGCGTTGTCTTCGGATTAGATGCAGAACATGATTTAAAAATTATGCTGATTCAGCGGGGTGTGGAACCTTACAAAGGTGAGTGGGCTCTACCAGGGGGATTCGTTAGGTTAGAGGAATCTCTTGAGGAAGCAGCCTTACGGGAGCTAAAGGAAGAAACGGGCGTTGAGGAAATATTTTTAGAGCAACTTTATACGTTTGGTAAGCCAGGTAGAGATCCTCGCGATCGCGTCATTACGGTAGCCTATTATGCTCTAATTAATCTGGCTGATTATCCAATTAATGCCCAAACTGATGCGGATGATGCAGCTTGGTATTCTCTCGAAAATTTACCGTCCCTTGCTTTCGATCATGACAAGATTGTGACGATCGCCAAACAAAGATTACAAGGCAAACTGCGGTATGAGCCGATTGGTTTTGAACTCTTACCGAAAAAATTCACCCTAACTCAGCTCCAAAAGCTTTACGAACAGGTGCTCGGAACACAATTAGATAAGCGTAATTTCCGCCGCAAGATCCTAAAAATGGATCTATTGATTAAGCTAGATGAAATGCAAACAGGAGTGGCTCACCGCGCAGCACGACTTTATTCTTTTGATGAGCAAAAATATAAAGCTTTAAAAGAAGCTGGGTTTAATTTCGAGCTCTAG
- a CDS encoding ABC transporter permease → MRQPQTHLQVPLHTRISTAILISGQVLWRIVRGKVRLPLVTEQMVAAGPGALVPVLLVALFGGMIFTIQTARELSTFGAENIVGGAFAIAYCRELAPILTASIMSGQVGAAFASELGAMKISEQIDALLMLRTNPIDHLVVPRVVASCLMLPILITFALVIGICGGMVAAYQFYGLAPIRFLASVQEFLKPSDLLNIGVKGIIFGLLVGIIGCSWGLTTEGGAKQVGQSATSAVVCTWISIFICDFLVSTLIFHDSPLP, encoded by the coding sequence ATGAGGCAACCCCAAACGCATCTCCAAGTCCCTCTCCACACCCGCATTTCCACAGCTATCTTGATCTCAGGTCAAGTTCTTTGGCGAATTGTACGCGGTAAAGTTCGCTTACCTCTCGTCACCGAGCAGATGGTGGCGGCTGGGCCTGGTGCCTTGGTGCCAGTGCTACTTGTCGCCCTATTTGGTGGAATGATTTTCACCATTCAGACCGCACGGGAGCTGAGCACATTTGGTGCTGAAAATATTGTGGGTGGTGCCTTTGCGATCGCCTATTGTCGGGAACTCGCTCCCATTCTCACGGCCAGTATTATGTCGGGTCAAGTGGGGGCAGCCTTTGCATCAGAGTTGGGGGCAATGAAAATTTCTGAACAAATCGATGCGCTCCTCATGCTCCGCACAAATCCTATTGACCATTTAGTGGTTCCACGGGTGGTCGCCAGTTGTTTAATGTTGCCAATTTTAATTACATTCGCTTTAGTAATTGGGATTTGCGGCGGCATGGTGGCAGCCTATCAGTTTTATGGCCTTGCTCCCATACGTTTTCTGGCGTCTGTACAAGAATTTCTGAAGCCCAGCGATCTCCTAAATATCGGCGTTAAAGGGATTATTTTTGGATTGTTAGTCGGAATAATCGGCTGTAGTTGGGGGTTAACCACGGAAGGTGGCGCCAAGCAGGTTGGGCAATCGGCAACTTCTGCAGTGGTTTGCACTTGGATCAGTATTTTTATTTGTGATTTTCTCGTATCGACCTTAATTTTTCATGATTCACCTCTCCCATAA
- a CDS encoding acetolactate synthase large subunit: MNTAELLVKCLENEGVEYIFGLPGEENLHILEALKDSSIQFITVRHEQGGAFMADVYGRLTGKAGVCLSTLGPGATNLMTGVADANLDGAPLIAITGQVGTDRMHIESHQYLDLVAMFGPVTKWNRQIVRPSTTPEVVRRAFKIAQQEKPGAVHIDLPENIAAMETEGLPLTKASNEKIYASSRSLNQAAQAIARSKNPVILAGNGAIRAKAAEELTEFATKLNIPVVNTFMGKGAIPYTHPLALWTIGLQQRDFITCAFEQSDLVIAVGYDLIEYSPKRWNPDGSTPIIHVGEAAAEIDSSYIPLAEVVGDIGDSLSEIMKRADREGKPLPSYASVRSDIREDYEFYANDKGFPVKPQKIIYDLRQVMAPEDIVISDVGAHKMWMARHYHCERPNTCLISNGFAAMGIAIPGALAAKLIYPEKKIVAVTGDGGFMMNNQELETALRVGTNFVTLIFSDSCYGLIGWKQINQFGQPAFVDFTNPDFVKFAESMGLKGYRIEAADDLIPTLEEAFKQDVPVVIDCPVDYGENVKFSQKAGDLICRI, encoded by the coding sequence ATGAATACTGCCGAATTATTGGTGAAATGCTTAGAAAATGAAGGTGTCGAATACATTTTCGGCTTGCCAGGTGAAGAAAACTTACACATTCTCGAAGCGTTAAAGGATTCATCGATCCAATTCATCACAGTGCGCCACGAACAAGGTGGAGCGTTTATGGCAGATGTTTATGGGCGACTTACGGGGAAGGCTGGGGTCTGTTTATCGACCTTGGGGCCTGGAGCAACAAACTTGATGACGGGCGTTGCGGATGCCAATCTCGATGGTGCGCCATTGATTGCGATTACCGGGCAAGTTGGCACTGATCGAATGCATATCGAATCCCATCAATATCTCGATCTTGTGGCAATGTTTGGCCCTGTGACGAAATGGAACCGACAAATTGTTCGACCCAGCACAACGCCAGAAGTGGTAAGGCGCGCGTTTAAAATTGCCCAACAGGAAAAACCGGGTGCGGTACATATCGACCTTCCAGAAAATATTGCAGCCATGGAAACGGAGGGTCTTCCTCTAACTAAGGCTAGCAACGAAAAAATTTATGCTTCTTCCCGCAGTCTCAATCAAGCGGCACAGGCGATCGCCCGATCAAAAAACCCAGTGATCCTTGCTGGCAATGGTGCGATACGCGCGAAAGCAGCTGAAGAGCTGACTGAATTTGCGACAAAGCTCAATATTCCTGTCGTGAATACTTTTATGGGTAAGGGTGCCATTCCCTATACCCATCCCCTTGCCCTGTGGACAATTGGTTTACAGCAGCGCGACTTTATTACCTGTGCTTTCGAGCAGAGCGATCTCGTCATTGCCGTTGGTTATGACTTAATTGAATATTCCCCGAAACGTTGGAATCCCGACGGTTCAACGCCCATTATTCATGTTGGTGAAGCCGCTGCCGAAATCGATAGCAGCTATATTCCTCTCGCTGAAGTTGTCGGTGATATCGGCGATTCGCTCAGTGAGATTATGAAGCGTGCTGATCGTGAGGGAAAGCCTCTTCCGAGCTATGCTTCAGTGCGTTCCGACATCCGTGAAGATTACGAATTTTATGCCAATGACAAAGGGTTTCCTGTAAAGCCTCAAAAAATCATTTACGATTTACGCCAAGTGATGGCACCAGAAGATATCGTTATTTCTGATGTCGGGGCACACAAAATGTGGATGGCGCGGCATTATCATTGCGAACGTCCTAATACTTGTTTGATTTCGAATGGTTTTGCTGCGATGGGAATTGCTATCCCTGGTGCCTTGGCCGCAAAACTTATCTATCCTGAGAAAAAAATCGTAGCTGTGACTGGCGATGGCGGTTTTATGATGAACAATCAAGAACTTGAAACAGCGTTGCGGGTCGGGACAAATTTTGTGACCCTCATTTTTAGCGACAGTTGTTATGGCTTGATCGGTTGGAAACAAATTAACCAGTTTGGACAACCCGCATTTGTTGATTTTACAAACCCTGATTTTGTGAAATTTGCAGAGAGCATGGGACTAAAGGGCTATCGGATCGAAGCGGCTGATGATTTAATTCCGACCCTTGAAGAAGCGTTTAAGCAAGATGTACCTGTGGTGATTGACTGTCCTGTGGATTATGGCGAAAATGTAAAATTTTCCCAGAAAGCAGGAGATTTAATCTGTCGTATTTAA